A region from the Kribbella shirazensis genome encodes:
- the hflX gene encoding GTPase HflX, translating to MTTHSHAYETTTDRGGGAGELDAVEIDLEQGDDSGASLTGHDEHEQELSTEGLDLEERQALRRVVGMSTELTDISEVEYRKLLLERVLLVGVWTEGSAEDAENSLAELKLLAETAGSEVLDGVIQRRKKPDPATFIGSGKVSDLRNLVASLGADTVIADGELAPAQLRNLEDKLKVKVVDRTALILDIFAQHAKSKEGKAQVELAQLQYMKQRLRGWGGNLSRQAGGRVGAAGGGIGGRGPGETKIETDRRRINTKISKLRRTLKEMKGTRSTMRQERRRHLVPSVAIAGYTNAGKSSLLNQITGAGVLVEDALFATLDPTTRRTTTSDGRVYTLTDTVGFVRHLPHDIVEAFRSTLEEVADADLLLHVVDGSHADPIAQIQAVREVLAEIGATDVPEIVVINKADAADPLALAPILHREPHAIVVSARTGEGIDKLRELIEGALPQPHISLDVLLPYDRGDLVSRIHSEGSVEQLEHTADGTRITARVHPALAGDLTPYAVA from the coding sequence ATGACGACCCATTCACATGCATACGAGACCACCACTGACCGGGGCGGCGGGGCGGGGGAGTTGGACGCCGTCGAAATTGACCTGGAACAGGGCGATGACTCCGGCGCTTCGTTGACGGGTCACGATGAGCACGAGCAGGAACTGAGCACCGAGGGCCTCGACCTCGAGGAGCGCCAGGCGCTCCGCCGCGTGGTCGGGATGTCCACCGAGCTGACCGACATCAGCGAGGTCGAGTACCGCAAGCTGCTGCTCGAGCGCGTGCTGCTGGTCGGTGTCTGGACCGAAGGCAGCGCCGAGGACGCCGAGAACTCGCTGGCCGAGCTGAAGCTGCTCGCCGAGACCGCCGGTTCCGAGGTCCTGGACGGCGTGATCCAGCGGCGCAAGAAGCCCGACCCGGCGACCTTCATCGGCTCCGGCAAGGTGTCCGATCTGCGCAACCTGGTCGCGTCGCTCGGCGCGGACACGGTGATCGCCGACGGCGAGCTGGCCCCCGCGCAGCTGCGCAACCTGGAGGACAAGCTCAAGGTCAAGGTGGTCGACCGGACCGCGCTGATCCTGGACATCTTCGCGCAGCACGCGAAGAGCAAGGAAGGCAAGGCCCAGGTCGAGCTGGCGCAGCTGCAGTACATGAAGCAGCGCCTGCGCGGCTGGGGTGGCAACCTGTCCCGGCAGGCCGGTGGACGCGTCGGCGCGGCCGGCGGCGGCATCGGCGGCCGTGGCCCCGGTGAGACCAAGATCGAGACCGACCGGCGCCGGATCAACACCAAGATCAGCAAGCTGCGCCGGACGCTCAAGGAGATGAAGGGCACCCGGTCGACGATGCGCCAGGAGCGGCGCCGCCACCTGGTCCCGTCGGTCGCGATCGCGGGGTACACCAACGCCGGCAAGTCCTCGTTGCTGAACCAGATCACCGGCGCGGGCGTGCTGGTCGAGGACGCGCTGTTCGCGACCCTGGACCCGACGACCCGCCGTACGACGACCTCGGACGGCCGCGTGTACACGCTGACCGACACGGTCGGCTTCGTCCGGCACCTGCCGCACGACATCGTCGAGGCGTTCCGCTCGACGCTGGAGGAGGTCGCGGACGCGGACCTGCTGCTGCACGTGGTCGACGGTTCGCACGCCGACCCGATCGCGCAGATCCAGGCGGTCCGCGAGGTGCTGGCCGAGATCGGCGCGACCGACGTACCGGAGATCGTGGTGATCAACAAGGCCGACGCCGCCGACCCGCTCGCGCTGGCGCCGATCCTGCACCGCGAGCCGCACGCGATCGTCGTGTCGGCCCGCACCGGTGAGGGCATCGACAAGCTCCGTGAGCTGATCGAGGGTGCACTGCCGCAGCCGCACATCTCTCTGGACGTGCTGTTGCCGTACGACCGCGGCGACCTGGTCTCCCGGATCCACTCCGAGGGCTCGGTCGAGCAGCTCGAACACACCGCGGACGGCACCCGCATCACCGCCCGCGTCCACCCGGCGCTGGCCGGCGACCTCACACCGTACGCCGTCGCCTGA
- a CDS encoding immune inhibitor A domain-containing protein produces the protein MRKLPAGLFSLALAATTGLGIAAASSGNAATPPKPASAPSASEPAPASDELSSPLEDKRRALRQEALTKVINGQATPEQRNGSTVVNLGSKAVAGTMSAKAKADQYVELSREKTDRIFVVLAEFGNERHPNYPDQDTSPNFPGPARFDGPLHNEIPAPDRSVDNSTVWQADYSRQHFQELYFGAGNSVKKYYEKQSSGRYSVDGEVTDWVKVKYNEARYGRSNGYPCNSNVCSNTWALVQDAVNQWVADQVAKGRTKAEITADLKTFDQWDRYDFDADGNFNEPDGYIDHFQIVHSGGDQADGDPWQGEDAIWSHRWYAGFPGGPANNPNGGAQIGDTGLYVGDYTIQPENGGISVFAHEYGHDLGLPDHYDTSGAAVENGVNWWTIMAQSRVGKPSDGGIGEQAADFGIWDKLQLGWLDYEIVQAGQNRTVELGPHEYNSKKAQGLVVTLPKKEVTHQLVQPAAGTKSWWSGQGHQFTHTMSRQVTLPAGQAAKLEFQANWDIEDCGPDACDYAYVDVNDGTGAKPIKGSITKDAEGNGIDGKSGGWVPATFDLSAYAGKTITLQFRYATDPAAGGLGFFADAIKVTSGTATVLESGAETSPEGWTLNGFSSVGASYTSLHDNYYLVSNINYTSYDKHLQTGPYNFGWASTLPDKVEHFPYQDGMLVWYWDTSQDNNNTNQHPGEGLVLPIDSHPAPINRMDGQLWRPRVGGYDAPFGLEKADSFTLHINGQASYIRGQNAVQTFNDGKSYWTPDQPSAGVKVPNNGVNIKVLSKNGTSMTVQVSKRK, from the coding sequence GTGCGCAAGCTACCCGCCGGGCTGTTCAGCCTGGCCCTGGCGGCGACAACGGGGCTCGGCATCGCCGCGGCCTCGTCCGGTAACGCCGCCACACCGCCCAAACCAGCTTCGGCACCGAGCGCCAGTGAACCCGCGCCCGCATCCGACGAGCTGTCGAGCCCGCTCGAGGACAAGCGCCGCGCGCTGCGGCAGGAGGCCCTGACCAAGGTCATCAACGGTCAGGCCACGCCCGAGCAGCGCAACGGCAGCACGGTCGTCAACCTCGGCAGCAAGGCCGTCGCCGGAACCATGAGCGCGAAGGCCAAGGCCGACCAGTACGTCGAGCTGTCCCGGGAGAAGACCGACCGGATCTTCGTCGTGCTCGCGGAGTTCGGCAACGAGCGGCACCCGAACTACCCGGACCAGGACACGTCGCCGAACTTCCCGGGCCCGGCCCGGTTCGACGGTCCGCTGCACAACGAGATCCCGGCGCCGGACCGCTCGGTCGACAACTCCACCGTCTGGCAGGCCGACTACAGCCGGCAGCACTTCCAGGAGCTGTACTTCGGCGCCGGCAACTCGGTGAAGAAGTACTACGAGAAGCAGTCCTCCGGCCGGTACTCCGTCGACGGCGAGGTCACCGACTGGGTCAAGGTGAAGTACAACGAGGCCCGGTACGGCCGGTCGAACGGCTACCCGTGCAACAGCAACGTCTGCAGCAACACCTGGGCGCTGGTCCAGGACGCCGTCAACCAGTGGGTCGCCGACCAGGTCGCCAAGGGCCGGACCAAGGCCGAGATCACCGCGGACCTGAAGACGTTCGACCAGTGGGACCGCTACGACTTCGACGCCGACGGCAACTTCAACGAGCCGGACGGCTACATCGACCACTTCCAGATCGTGCACTCCGGCGGCGACCAGGCCGACGGCGACCCGTGGCAGGGCGAGGACGCGATCTGGTCGCACCGCTGGTACGCCGGCTTCCCGGGCGGCCCCGCGAACAACCCGAACGGCGGCGCGCAGATCGGCGACACCGGCCTGTACGTCGGTGACTACACGATCCAGCCGGAGAACGGCGGGATCAGCGTCTTCGCGCACGAGTACGGTCACGACCTCGGTCTGCCGGACCACTACGACACCTCCGGCGCCGCGGTCGAGAACGGCGTCAACTGGTGGACGATCATGGCGCAGAGCCGGGTCGGCAAGCCCAGTGACGGCGGCATCGGCGAGCAGGCGGCCGACTTCGGCATCTGGGACAAGCTGCAGCTCGGCTGGCTCGACTACGAGATCGTGCAGGCCGGCCAGAACCGGACCGTCGAACTCGGCCCACACGAGTACAACTCGAAGAAGGCCCAGGGTCTGGTGGTGACGCTGCCGAAGAAGGAGGTCACGCACCAGCTGGTGCAGCCCGCGGCGGGGACGAAGTCCTGGTGGAGCGGTCAGGGCCATCAGTTCACCCACACGATGAGCCGCCAGGTGACGCTGCCGGCCGGTCAGGCCGCGAAGCTGGAGTTCCAGGCCAACTGGGACATCGAGGACTGCGGTCCGGACGCGTGCGACTACGCGTACGTCGACGTGAACGACGGCACCGGCGCCAAGCCGATCAAGGGCAGTATCACCAAGGACGCCGAGGGCAACGGGATCGACGGCAAGAGCGGCGGCTGGGTCCCGGCGACGTTCGACCTGTCGGCGTACGCCGGCAAGACGATCACGCTGCAGTTCCGCTACGCCACCGACCCGGCGGCCGGCGGGCTCGGGTTCTTCGCCGACGCCATCAAGGTGACGTCGGGTACGGCAACGGTGCTCGAGTCGGGTGCGGAGACGTCTCCGGAGGGCTGGACGCTGAACGGGTTCAGCTCGGTCGGTGCGTCGTACACGAGCCTGCACGACAACTACTACCTGGTCTCGAACATCAACTACACCTCGTACGACAAGCACCTGCAGACCGGGCCGTACAACTTCGGCTGGGCGAGCACGCTGCCGGACAAGGTGGAGCACTTCCCGTACCAGGACGGCATGCTGGTCTGGTACTGGGACACCTCGCAGGACAACAACAACACCAACCAGCACCCCGGTGAGGGCCTGGTCCTCCCGATCGACTCGCACCCCGCGCCGATCAACCGGATGGACGGCCAGCTCTGGCGTCCGCGGGTCGGCGGGTACGACGCTCCGTTCGGCCTGGAGAAGGCGGACTCGTTCACCCTGCACATCAACGGGCAGGCGAGCTACATCCGCGGCCAGAACGCCGTCCAGACCTTCAACGACGGCAAGTCGTACTGGACTCCGGACCAGCCGAGCGCCGGCGTCAAGGTCCCGAACAACGGCGTCAACATCAAGGTCCTGTCGAAGAACGGCACCTCGATGACAGTGCAGGTCAGCAAGCGCAAGTGA
- the macS gene encoding MacS family sensor histidine kinase, translating to MERQTDLLQPLWRALVVFRVLTWAFACFGVWTRWDGIVRPYGAVLQMAVMGIWTLISSYGYSRRWGRRNTRLAFADLIVTAGCMYATLWAQPLIDIRGGASVLTSVWAAGPVLALAISRGRDGGLLGAATISLALLSLRGVEHASKILSNVQLLLVAGLVVGYTASTMRQAGARLREAIAAESATAERLRLSRSIHDGVLQVLAQVQRRGTAIGGEALELAQLAAEQEVALRTLMASRPAVGEGGRVDLCGLLLPLATTRVDVVVPAGQALLPAATATELVAAVKEALSNVTKHAGPDARSWVVVEDLGEEVLVSIRDDGVGTTPARLDQARADGHLGVSQSIRGRITDLGGTVTVRTAPGEGTEWELKVPT from the coding sequence GTGGAGCGCCAGACCGACCTGCTGCAGCCGTTGTGGCGTGCTCTGGTGGTGTTCCGGGTCCTCACGTGGGCGTTCGCCTGCTTCGGCGTCTGGACGCGCTGGGACGGCATCGTGCGGCCGTACGGCGCGGTGCTCCAGATGGCCGTGATGGGCATCTGGACGCTGATCTCGTCTTACGGCTACAGCCGCCGCTGGGGCCGCCGGAACACGCGGCTGGCGTTCGCGGACCTGATCGTCACGGCCGGCTGCATGTACGCGACCCTGTGGGCGCAGCCATTGATCGACATCCGCGGCGGCGCCTCGGTGCTGACCTCGGTGTGGGCGGCCGGGCCGGTCCTCGCGCTGGCGATCTCGCGCGGCCGGGACGGCGGGCTGCTCGGCGCGGCCACGATCAGCCTGGCGCTGCTGTCGCTGCGGGGTGTCGAGCACGCGTCGAAGATCCTCAGCAACGTCCAGCTGCTGCTGGTGGCCGGTCTGGTCGTGGGGTACACCGCGTCGACCATGCGCCAGGCTGGTGCGCGGCTGCGTGAGGCGATCGCGGCTGAGAGCGCGACCGCCGAACGGCTGCGGCTCAGTCGCTCGATCCACGACGGCGTACTGCAGGTGCTGGCCCAGGTCCAGCGTCGCGGTACGGCGATCGGCGGCGAAGCGCTCGAACTGGCGCAGCTGGCCGCCGAACAGGAAGTTGCCCTCCGCACCCTGATGGCGTCCCGCCCGGCGGTGGGCGAAGGCGGCCGCGTCGACCTGTGCGGACTGTTGTTGCCGCTGGCCACGACCCGCGTCGACGTCGTCGTACCGGCCGGACAGGCCCTGCTGCCCGCCGCCACCGCGACCGAACTGGTTGCCGCGGTCAAGGAAGCCCTCAGCAACGTGACGAAACACGCCGGCCCGGACGCTCGATCGTGGGTGGTGGTCGAGGACCTGGGGGAGGAGGTCCTGGTGTCGATCCGCGACGACGGAGTCGGTACGACGCCCGCCAGGCTCGACCAGGCCCGCGCCGACGGCCACCTCGGTGTCAGCCAGTCGATCCGCGGCCGCATCACCGACCTGGGCGGCACCGTCACGGTCAGAACCGCCCCAGGCGAAGGAACCGAGTGGGAGCTGAAGGTACCGACATGA
- a CDS encoding response regulator, with protein sequence MTRVMIVDDHPMWREGVARDLGSRGYDVCATASDVASAVKIALATRPDVVVMDLQLGTGSGVDATREITTALPDTRVLVLSASAEQVDVLAAVKNGASGYLVKSASLDEFDDAVRRTAEGDAVFSAGLAGLLLGEYRRLDGTGPEVPQLTERETEVLRLVARGLTAKQIATRLVLSHRTVENHVQNTLRKLQLHNRAELVRYAIEHGLDTD encoded by the coding sequence ATGACGCGAGTGATGATCGTCGACGACCACCCGATGTGGCGGGAGGGCGTGGCGCGCGACCTGGGCAGCCGCGGGTACGACGTGTGCGCGACCGCATCGGATGTCGCGAGTGCGGTGAAGATCGCGCTGGCGACCCGGCCGGACGTGGTGGTGATGGACCTGCAACTCGGCACCGGGTCCGGCGTGGACGCGACCCGCGAGATCACCACGGCCCTCCCCGACACGCGTGTCCTGGTGCTGTCGGCCAGCGCCGAGCAGGTCGACGTACTCGCGGCCGTGAAGAACGGAGCGTCCGGGTATCTGGTGAAATCAGCGTCGCTGGACGAGTTCGACGACGCGGTACGCCGTACCGCCGAGGGCGACGCGGTGTTCAGCGCGGGACTGGCCGGACTGTTGCTGGGGGAGTACCGCCGCCTGGACGGGACCGGCCCCGAAGTCCCCCAACTCACCGAACGGGAAACCGAAGTACTCCGCCTGGTAGCCCGCGGCCTCACCGCGAAGCAGATCGCGACCCGCCTGGTCCTCTCCCACCGCACCGTCGAGAACCACGTCCAGAACACCCTCCGCAAACTCCAACTCCACAACCGAGCCGAACTGGTCCGCTACGCGATCGAGCACGGCCTCGACACGGACTGA
- the secD gene encoding protein translocase subunit SecD, with translation MNRSTLVRALLAFLVLAASTYVTLTAKPKLGLDLRGGTQIVLQAKDSATVKATAENTDKATQVLHRRIDALGVSEPNVTRQGEDRIIVELPGVQDPREAAKVIGKTAQLTFHEVLDQVAAKPAKPAAGETYLPPEDGQGLLRLAKPAMTGEMVSGAEGLLDPQQVAQGWFVEMKFKGDGGKIWANITGKAACQPVGTPQRLIAIVLDNEVISAPQVDPNGGNQLCNIGIQGGSTTISGTFTETDAKDLAALISGGALPLPVEVIDQRTVGPSLGQDAIEASALAALIGLALTALFIIVVYRLVGLMAVLGLLGYAAMSYAALTAIGATLTLPGLAGFVLAIGMAVDANVLVFERAREDYTAGRTDGLRRSLRSGFQNALSAIADSNITTLLAAGLLFFLAAGPVRGFGVTLSIGVIASLMSALVVTRVLAEFVVSRGFVLRRPGLSGIAGHGRVRTWLESRRPALMKHSRRWLLITAVAVLVSVAGIAVRGLNLGIEFTGGRLIEVSTSQRITPDQARAAVAEAGYPTAVVQGSGTDDITVRTTTISDDEAEKIRESIGRIGGGAEMLRNESIGPSLGEELRNKGLIALGIALLAQLAYLAARFRWTYGAGAVLALLQNVAVVVGFFAWTGKPIDGIFLAAILTIIGYTVNDSVVVFDRIRETRSARATDSLGPVIDTAIVNVLPRTINTGISTLFILTALLFLGGDSLADFALALLLGILVGTYSSNLTAAPLLLELERRYPAPPPRPKRAQVDRDAQPDRGAVV, from the coding sequence GTGAACCGGTCGACTCTCGTCCGTGCACTGCTTGCGTTCCTGGTCCTCGCCGCGTCGACGTACGTGACGCTGACCGCGAAGCCCAAGCTCGGTCTCGACCTGCGCGGCGGGACGCAGATCGTGTTGCAGGCCAAGGACTCGGCGACCGTGAAGGCGACCGCGGAGAACACCGACAAGGCGACCCAGGTGCTGCACCGGCGGATCGACGCCCTCGGTGTCAGCGAGCCGAACGTCACCCGCCAGGGCGAGGACCGCATCATCGTCGAGCTGCCCGGCGTGCAGGACCCGCGCGAGGCCGCGAAGGTGATCGGCAAGACCGCCCAGCTCACGTTCCACGAGGTGCTCGACCAGGTCGCGGCCAAGCCGGCCAAACCGGCGGCGGGGGAGACGTACCTGCCGCCCGAGGACGGCCAAGGCCTGCTCCGGCTGGCCAAACCCGCGATGACGGGCGAGATGGTCAGCGGCGCCGAAGGCCTGCTCGACCCGCAGCAGGTCGCGCAGGGCTGGTTCGTCGAGATGAAGTTCAAGGGCGACGGCGGCAAGATCTGGGCCAACATCACCGGCAAGGCCGCCTGCCAGCCGGTCGGTACGCCGCAGCGGCTGATCGCGATCGTTCTGGACAACGAGGTGATCAGCGCCCCGCAGGTCGACCCGAACGGCGGCAACCAGCTCTGCAACATCGGCATCCAGGGCGGCAGCACCACGATCTCCGGCACCTTCACCGAGACCGACGCGAAGGACCTGGCGGCGCTCATCTCCGGCGGTGCGCTGCCGCTGCCGGTCGAGGTGATCGACCAGCGCACGGTCGGCCCGTCGCTCGGCCAGGACGCGATCGAGGCGAGCGCCCTCGCCGCGCTCATCGGCCTCGCGCTGACCGCGCTGTTCATCATCGTGGTCTACCGCCTCGTCGGCCTGATGGCGGTGCTCGGCCTCCTCGGGTACGCCGCGATGTCGTACGCCGCTCTGACCGCGATCGGAGCCACCCTCACCTTGCCCGGCCTGGCCGGATTCGTGCTCGCGATCGGTATGGCGGTCGACGCGAACGTCCTCGTGTTCGAACGCGCCCGCGAGGACTACACCGCCGGTCGGACCGACGGACTCCGCCGCTCCCTGCGCAGCGGTTTCCAGAACGCGTTGTCCGCGATCGCCGACTCCAACATCACCACCCTGCTGGCAGCCGGACTGTTGTTCTTCCTGGCCGCCGGCCCGGTCCGCGGCTTCGGCGTCACGCTATCGATCGGTGTCATCGCGTCGCTGATGTCGGCGCTCGTCGTGACCCGCGTGCTCGCCGAGTTCGTGGTGTCGCGTGGTTTCGTACTGCGTCGTCCGGGGCTGAGCGGGATCGCCGGCCACGGCCGGGTGCGGACCTGGCTGGAGTCCCGCCGGCCTGCGTTGATGAAGCACAGTCGGCGGTGGCTGCTCATCACGGCCGTCGCGGTCCTCGTGAGTGTCGCGGGCATCGCCGTCCGCGGTCTGAACCTCGGCATCGAGTTCACCGGCGGCCGGCTGATCGAGGTCAGTACGTCGCAACGGATCACGCCGGACCAGGCGCGGGCCGCCGTCGCCGAAGCGGGGTACCCGACCGCCGTCGTCCAGGGGTCCGGGACCGACGACATCACCGTCCGGACGACGACGATCAGCGACGACGAGGCGGAGAAGATCCGCGAGTCGATCGGGCGGATCGGCGGCGGCGCGGAGATGCTCCGCAACGAGAGCATCGGCCCGTCGCTCGGTGAGGAGCTGCGCAACAAGGGCCTGATCGCGCTCGGTATCGCGCTGCTCGCCCAGTTGGCGTACCTCGCCGCGCGGTTCCGCTGGACGTACGGCGCCGGCGCCGTCCTCGCGCTGCTGCAGAACGTGGCGGTCGTGGTCGGCTTCTTCGCCTGGACCGGGAAGCCGATCGACGGCATCTTCCTGGCCGCGATCCTGACGATCATCGGCTACACGGTGAACGACTCGGTCGTCGTGTTCGACCGGATCCGCGAGACCCGCAGCGCCCGCGCGACCGACAGCCTGGGCCCGGTGATCGACACCGCGATCGTCAACGTGCTGCCACGGACGATCAACACCGGTATCTCGACGTTGTTCATCCTCACCGCGCTGCTGTTCCTGGGCGGCGACTCGCTGGCCGACTTCGCCCTGGCCCTGCTCCTCGGCATCCTCGTCGGCACGTACTCGTCCAACCTCACCGCCGCACCCCTGCTCCTCGAACTGGAACGCCGCTACCCGGCCCCGCCCCCGCGCCCGAAGCGCGCCCAGGTCGACCGCGACGCCCAACCCGACCGCGGAGCCGTCGTTTAG
- a CDS encoding IS110 family transposase — protein MLFVGDDWAEGHHDLQVEDDQGRVLARGRVDEGIAGMVRFHELVAEFLGDDAGPEEVVIGIETDRGPWVAALLAAGYVVFAVNPKLAARHRESLSLSGAKDDKTDARTLADLVRTRRHQLRPVTADSELADGVKVLARAHQSLIQERTRHLLRLRAALREYFPSALVAYQQGTLTLTGADVLALLAKAPTPAAAAKLTIVQITAALKTAGRRGDLAERAAAVQAALRTEHLGQPEIITAAYAATVGSTVAILQTLNTQIPALQEGVEASFGRHPDVEIYRSQPGLGPILGARVLAEFGDAPGRYADAKARKNYAGTAPITRQSGKLKTVHARFIHNNRLVNAIDLWASAATLHDADVRAYYDQLRGRGLGHHAALRQIGNRLVGILHGCLKTHTLYNPQTAWSHRATTQAA, from the coding sequence GTGTTGTTTGTGGGTGACGACTGGGCCGAAGGGCATCACGACCTGCAGGTCGAGGACGACCAGGGCCGGGTCCTGGCCCGTGGGCGGGTGGACGAGGGCATTGCCGGGATGGTTCGGTTCCACGAGTTGGTGGCGGAGTTCCTGGGCGATGATGCCGGTCCGGAGGAGGTGGTGATCGGGATCGAGACCGATCGCGGGCCGTGGGTGGCCGCGTTGCTGGCGGCGGGGTATGTGGTGTTCGCGGTGAACCCGAAACTTGCTGCCCGGCACCGTGAGAGTTTGTCGTTGTCGGGTGCGAAGGACGACAAGACCGATGCCCGGACGCTGGCCGACCTGGTCCGGACCCGTAGGCATCAACTGCGGCCGGTCACGGCCGATTCCGAGCTGGCCGACGGGGTCAAGGTGCTCGCCCGGGCGCATCAGTCGCTGATCCAGGAGCGGACCCGGCACCTGCTGCGGCTGCGGGCCGCGCTGCGGGAGTACTTCCCGTCCGCGCTGGTTGCCTACCAGCAAGGGACGTTGACGCTGACCGGTGCCGACGTGCTGGCGTTACTGGCCAAGGCCCCCACCCCGGCAGCGGCGGCGAAACTGACGATCGTCCAGATCACCGCGGCGTTGAAGACCGCCGGGCGGCGAGGCGACCTGGCCGAACGGGCCGCGGCGGTGCAGGCCGCGCTGCGCACCGAGCACCTCGGCCAGCCCGAGATCATCACCGCCGCCTACGCGGCCACGGTCGGCTCCACGGTCGCGATCCTGCAGACCCTGAACACCCAGATCCCTGCCCTGCAGGAAGGGGTCGAGGCCTCTTTTGGCCGGCACCCGGACGTTGAGATCTACCGCAGCCAGCCCGGCCTCGGACCGATCCTCGGCGCCCGGGTGCTCGCAGAGTTCGGCGACGCCCCCGGCCGCTACGCCGACGCCAAAGCCCGCAAGAACTACGCCGGCACCGCACCCATCACCCGCCAATCCGGCAAACTGAAAACCGTCCACGCCCGGTTCATCCACAACAACCGGCTCGTCAACGCCATCGACCTGTGGGCCAGCGCCGCCACCCTGCACGACGCCGATGTCCGCGCCTACTACGACCAACTCCGCGGCCGCGGCCTCGGCCACCACGCCGCGCTACGCCAGATCGGCAACCGGCTCGTCGGCATCCTCCACGGCTGCCTCAAAACCCACACCCTCTACAACCCCCAAACCGCCTGGTCACACCGCGCCACAACCCAAGCCGCTTGA